One genomic window of Cyprinus carpio isolate SPL01 chromosome A23, ASM1834038v1, whole genome shotgun sequence includes the following:
- the LOC109067468 gene encoding uncharacterized protein LOC109067468 produces the protein MDDFEYSVHISDQDWDCFFKECEDCDLLSPVLASREDSGMSDIDETGCLFVSRTLAEGTASTDTNADLQIDGPPDCEGSPVCNYLSKYGIRSPEQVLSGSEEDLHLQTVNVFFEQLKSVTENQQPLEQSHVVICGIEKTGHLEGLFDKQDILSVDLGPSGPNEASLRGEITKKGVVNTWGDIASEKALEITSANVHEDASKSDTELVIGGKPLTTPLITVRMKQGQQGRCSSLSKDLELTPETKPPEKVKMVVVNRKDMTDPYPARQNIAQLDAISSSDLKDSPVCQIPVSPSNLRRKRRKKKRLSIEPLEQGHDAQIHYHQSESEKERLIQREEINNIPANVWKTEHLLLQGIKTPSIVHNTDHLHLKNTFDLEASADFMFSKSLPVSLDLGTILPKSEVGHISFKSMHDTSLVNNGQLKAKICELSLFSQKDKVLNVKESGLNITESLQLDAAVHLRETLSAPLSDNSDAGCQRKSLLSPSISSAVDSTEPPSFTVSFKLTEDKDVSCTGNETDCSPLKKEQTIPSSSNIVEISATKESSLFLTDNIDGVESVSDGNGPESFTCSQDISQKQKACIHENISEFQSHSGSQTIEINTVNETDAKTESPMSDNIAHVTDDYHIQSRNKTSEILIVNASPINPRNSDDKRDISDNEVAFSDRNNSEQLFCGKFIKSSEHIHGPTEKIISEGPTQDVVELPQNMFAESNPSSGELKSGIKDLESASLDASHQLPCPVFAISSFWNEMEKLTINDILRLRLISNAQHPSILTQAEDGGIVDTTDAADSGYFTQPDDSKPDYLTGDMSCISDLDEDLAQLQTPFPSKQEDESVEFPSSCGVMWENDPNPVVVGDGMVHISSETTLPEHPYTANAQQCLRRMCKNMSVQNLQVLDTQPIRQILRNASMHSIHSEVEDDVMDPFYHVNTSGSKIFSDDEEEIESGGITFSEIIQYFFGEDESEKCVSRADNIAASYLDETGTSLPEMYDHFFSEFDSESFVFPTVEESGGDKLVSMFSCSHSANRILQFPEAYDYFFPDSPGNSDEDDENDNDNAAIKVVTRYDYKPPNHDPVDMYEHFFSDDESDFLWTNPLSLRKVRRTGFTIPEEKTCSGELVLVKTFPKGIIQPINAMSPDGSPFPDSLLLNLENRIFQQLAEQQKNCMEMQTVVADPRLDASFLPLKQADMCLVCIAFASWVLKSTGSGADTWKAALLANVSALSAIRYLRRHKREEVSGKVSLRQIEPA, from the exons ACAGCATCCACAGACACTAATGCAGACCTTCAGATTGATGGCCCACCAGACTGTGAGGGTTCACCTGTCTGTAATTACCTCAGCAAGTATGGAATACGTAGTCCAGAGCAGGTTCTCTCTGGCAGTGAGGAAGACTTGCACCTTCAGACTGTCAATGTATTCTTTGAGCAATTAAAAAGTGTCACAGAAAATCAACAGCCCTTGGAACAAAGCCACGTTGTCATTTGTGGAATTGAGAAGACAGGCCATCTGGAGGGTTTGTTTGATAAGCAGGATATTTTGTCTGTAGACCTTGGTCCATCTGGCCCAAATGAGGCCAGTCTTAGAGGAGAAATCACTAAAAAGGGTGTGGTTAATACCTGGGGCGATATAGCCTCAGAAAAAGCTTTAGAGATCACATCCGCTAATGTTCATGAAGATGCATCAAAGTCTGACACAGAGCTAGTCATTGGAGGGAAGCCATTGACAACACCCCTAATTACAGTAAGAATGAAACAGGGGCAACAGGGAAGATGTAGCAGTCTCAGCAAAGATCTAGAGCTAACTCCTGAAACAAAGCCAcctgaaaaagtgaaaatggtAGTGGTTAATAGAAAAGACATGACTGACCCATACCCAGCAAGACAAAACATTGCTCAACTGGATGCTATAAGTAGTTCTGACTTGAAAGACTCACCAGTCTGTCAGATCCCAGTGTCACCTTCCAATCTCaggagaaagaggaggaagaagaagagattGAGTATCGAGCCATTAGAGCAAGGACATGATGCTCAGATCCACTACCATCAAAGTGAATCAGAGAAAGAAAGATTAATTCAGCGGGAAGAGATAAACAACATTCCTGCAAATGTCTGGAAGACAGAGCACCTATTACTTCAGGGAATTAAAACACCTTCAATTGTGCATAATACTGATCATTTAcatcttaaaaacacatttgatttgGAGGCTTCAGCtgattttatgttttcaaaaagCTTGCCAGTATCTTTAGATTTAGGCACTATACTTCCAAAGTCGGAAGTTGGACACATAAGCTTTAAAAGCATGCATGATACTTCCCTTGTAAACAATGGACAATTGAAAGCAAAGATTTGTGAGCTGTCATTATTTTCCCAGAAAGATAAAGTTCTAAATGTAAAAGAAAGTGGATTAAATATAACCGAATCCCTTCAGCTTGATGCTGCCGTACACTTAAGAGAGACCTTATCGGCACCTCTAAGTGATAATTCTGATGCAGGATGTCAGAGGAAATCCTTATTATCTCCTAGCATTTCCAGTGCTGTTGATTCAACAGAGCCTCCTTCCTTTACAGTCTCTTTTAAATTGACGGAGGACAAAGATGTATCCTGTACAGGAAATGAGACTGACTGTTctccattaaaaaaagaacaaacaattcCAAGCAGTAGTAATATTGTGGAGATTTCAGCCACCAAAGAAAGCAGCTTGTTTTTAACCGACAACATTGATGGAGTAGAATCTGTTTCAGATGGAAACGGTCCAGAATCCTTTACTTGTTCACAGGACATTTCTCAAAAACAGAAAGCATGTATTCATGAGAACATTTCAGAATTTCAAAGCCATTCGGGCTCTCAAACCAttgaaataaacactgtaaacgaGACGGATGCAAAGACTGAGAGTCCTATGTCTGATAATATTGCTCATGTAACAGATGACTATCATATCCAAAGCAGAAATAAGACTAGTGAGATATTAATTGTGAATGCCTCACCCATAAATCCAAGGAATTCGGATGACAAAAGAGACATTAGTGATAATGAAGTTGCTTTTTCAGACAGGAATAATAGTGAACAGCTATTTTGTGGCAAGTTCATCAAATCTAGTGAACACATTCATGGTCCTACAGAAAAAATAATCAGTGAAGGTCCTACTCAAGATGTTGTAGAGTTACCTCAAAATATGTTTGCTGAAAGTAACCCTTCTTCTGGTGAGTTGAAAAGTGGAATCAAAGACCTAGAGAGTGCTTCTCTTGATGCTTCACATCAACTTCCATGTCCTGTGTTTGCTATCTCCTCCTTTTGGAATGAAATGGAGAAACTAACCATCAATGACATATTGCGTCTGCGGTTGATCAGTAACGCCCAGCACCCCAGCATTTTAACCCAGGCAGAGGATGGTGGCATAGTGGACACTACCGATGCTGCAGACTCAGGCTACTTTACACAACCTGATGACTCTAAGCCCGACTACTTAACTGGAGATATGTCTTGCATATCTGATCTGGATGAAGACCTCGCACAGCTTCAAACCCCATTTCCTTCCAAGCAAGAGGACGAGTCAGTCGAGTTTCCTAGCTCTTGTGGGGTGATGTGGGAGAATGATCCAAATCCAGTGGTTGTGGGTGACGGAATGGTGCACATAAGTTCTGAAACCACTCTTCCTGAACATCCCTACACGGCTAATGCCCAGCAGTGCCTCAGAAGAATGTGTAAGAACATGTCTGTGCAGAACCTGCAAGTTCTAGATACTCAACCAATCAGACAAATCCTGAGAAATGCCTCAATGCATTCAATCCATTCAGAGGTAGAAGATGATGTTATGGATCCTTTCTACCATGTGAACACTTCAGGTTCAAAGATCTTTTCTGATGACGAAGAAGAAATAGAAAGCGGTGGTataacattttctgaaataatcCAGTATTTCTTTGGTGAGGATGAATCTGAAAAATGTGTGTCTCGTGCAGACAACATAGCTGCTTCATACCTTGATGAAACAGGCACCTCTTTGCCTGAGATGTATGACCATTTCTTCTCTGAGTTTGATTctgaaagttttgtttttccaACTGTGGAAGAGTCAGGTGGTGATAAATTGGTTTCCATGTTTTCCTGCTCCCACTCGGCTAACAGAATCCTTCAGTTCCCAGAGGCATACGACTATTTCTTCCCCGATTCCCCTGGGAattcagatgaagatgatgagaaTGACAATGACAATGCAGCGATCAAGGTAGTGACACGGTATGACTATAAGCCTCCCAACCACGATCCTGTTGACATGTATGAGCACTTCTTTTCTGATGATGAGAGCGACTTCCTCTGGACAAACCCTCTGTCACTTAGAAAAGTCCGACGCACAGGTTTTACCATCCCTGAAGAGAAGACATGTTCTGGGGAGCTTGTCCTTGTGAAGACATTTCCCAAAGGAATCATTCAACCTATTAACGCTATGAGCCCTGATGGGAGCCCTTTCCCAGATTCTTTGCTCCTCAACCTGGAGAACCGCATCTTCCAGCAGCTGGCTGAACAACAGAAGAATTGTATGGAGATGCAGACAGTTGTTGCTGATCCAA GGTTGGATGCTTCATTCTTGCCTCTTAAACAGGCAGACATGTGCTTGGTTTGTATTGCTTTTGCTTCATGGGTGCTGAAATCAACTGGTTCAGGAGCAGACACCTGGAAAGCTG CTCTTCTCGCAAACGTCAGTGCACTCTCTGCCATACGATATCTGCGCAGACACAAGAGGGAGGAGGTCTCTGGAAAGGTCTCTTTGCGTCAGATAGAGCCAGCATAA